The genomic interval GATATTATCAACATACACACCGCCACGGATACCCAGTTTGGCAGCATCGGCTTTATCGAGCGTTACCAGGTCAGCGCCCAATGCATCGAGTACGCTGGTCTTGATAATGTCGGTATTACCGTCAGCATTTTTGAGGATAGTGCTGGTCGTATATTGTTTATCGTTACGCATGTAGCTGATGCTGATCTTATCGCCTGGTTTATAACGGGCGATCTGTTCTGTCATCTGTGGGATGGAAGGTGTTTCTACGCCGTTGATGCCAGTGATCACGTCACCTTTTTTGATGCCTGCAGCAGCAGCGGAACCGGTTTCCTGTACACCTGTTACGGTTACACCGTTGATGTCTCTTCTGATACCTGCTTCAGCCCATCTTTCTTCAGGAATGCTGGTCGGATCCTGGTAATAGATACCCAGGTATGCACGCTGCACATTGCCATATTTCATGAGGTCATTCACTACTTTCTTCACCAGGTTCACCGGGATAGCGTAGGAGTAACCAGCATAGGCGCCGGTAGGAGAAGCGATGGCGGAGTTGATGCCGATCAGTTCACCGGCGGTGTTGATCAAAGCACCACCACTATTACCCTGGTTCACCGCAGCATCTGTCTGGATGAATGATTCTATGGCATTTCTTCTTACCTGTTTGTTGATACCGATGGTACGGGCTTTGGCACTTACGATACCTGCAGTAACGGTCGTTTCCAGGTTTAACGGATAACCAACTGCCAGTACCCATTGGCCTATTTCCACATCGTCGGAATTACCATAGAGCAGGTACGGAAGATTTTTAGCGTCGATCTTGATCACTGCCAGGTCGGTATTCGGGTCGGTACCGATCACTTTTGCCTTGTACGTTTTGTAGTTGTTGAGCGTTACGGCTATTTCATCCGCATCATCCACTACGTGGTTGTTGGTAATGATATAACCGTCGTCGGAGATCAGCACTCCGGAACCGGAGGCCATCTGGCCGGGAACGTAGTATTTACGTCCACCGCCTTCACCCTGGAATTCGTCACCGAAAAAGTCATCGCCGAAAAGGTCCTGTAAAACACTTCTCCTTCTCTGGAGGTTGTTGGTCACCTGACGGGGATTGATCTTTGTTTTGATATGTACTACTCCAGGTACCGCTATTTTAGCCGCCTGGCTAAAATCGGTAGGAGGCGTTGCATTCTTCACTTCGGCGCCAGGCATGTAACTGGCGTAATTTACAGGGATGTTCTCTGATCCATTCTGATAGGGGCCTGCCTGCCGTGGTTGGTACCTGTTGTACGCATAGATGCTGGCAACAGCAGTTGCCGCGCTGATTAGTACAGTTGCCGCAATTTGCCGGAATTTCATATGTTTCGTTGTTTAAAGTTTAAATTTTATACGGAATGAGCATCAATTTGCATGCCTTCTGATACAAATTTAAGGGGGCATGCCAGTGAACATTAACCACTCCTGTTACTTTAACACATTTTTATATGAATAGTTAATATGATCTTAACGCCACGACTGACAGATTGTTGTTTTTCATGACAAGATTGTAGTTATCCGGACACCGGAAACAGACATTGTTACAGCCATCGCCGGCGGGACGGTCCTCCGGCGCTGACTGACTGGCTTACAATCCTGTCAGGAACTGCATAGTATCGACACCGTCAGCATAATCCGACAGGGAAGGTTGCTGTGCCATTCCAAAGGGAATGAACCCATGTCCTACAAGGCACTGAAGATCATTGTTTGTTTTGAGTTCTTCGCCAAGGGAAGCGGCATCGGTATAGTAACTGTAGTGCAGAACGCTGATGGGAGAAAAAACGGAAGAAGATTCCTGTAAAATGATATTGCCGGCCGCTATGTGTGGGGTGTTGCTGAGCAGCGCCAGGGCCAGGTTATAGTCATAGTTGTTCTTATACTTATGATGATCTGCCAGTCGGGCATACTTTCCGAGTGCCTTCAGCAGGTCCTCGAAATGGTAGTTTTCCGGAACAAAGATCTTGGTCACATTCCTGCAGCCCAGGCCAAAGTACAGCATGACATCATCTGCCAGGGCTTCCAGTTCGGCAGGTGTTTCGGTGCCGTCGAGGATGGCCACGGAGGTCCGGTTCCTGCGGATGATATGCGGGTATTTGGCAAAATAATATTCAAAATAGCGGGCAGAGTTGTTGCTGCCGGTAGCGATGTAGGCGCCGCAATTCTTCAGCATGTCCTGTACCTGGGTCTGCTCAGCATAGGCAGGGTACCATTCCTTGACTTTGTCAATGACATGCTGCATAAGTATCGTATCTTTGGAAGAGAGCTTCAGACGTACCTGGTGGCCACTGAGAAAGCCGCAGAGCCAGTCATGGAAACCTACCAGCGGAATATTGCCCGCTGCAACGATACCTACCTCAAGAGGGGAGGATACAGGAGCAGCATAACCAGCTAGCCACGCGTTTAAACGGGATTCGTCCAGGTAATAACGGCAAATGCTTTGCAAGGAAAGATCAATAAACTCGGGCGTGAACCAACCGTTAGCCTGAAAGGCCCTGTCCTTCACTATCTGGAGCTCGGGATCATTGCCTGACAGGTATTGTCCTAAACGTACGAGGGCTGCTACTTTTTCTGAACTGCTCATGAATCTGTATAAATAATTAACTTTTTAAACCTAGATATTCTATTTTTGTCTGCAAAATTAATGGCTTACTACTTAAACAAAAAGTTTATACTATGGCAATAAAGATAACAGACGAATGTATTAATTGTGGTGCTTGTGAACCTGAATGTCCAAATAACGCTATTTATGAGGGTGGTGTTGAATGGGCAATGGCAGATGGTACTACCATTAAAGGCCCATACGTACTGATGGATGGGAGTACAATGGATGCTGACCAGCGTAATGCGCCAATTAGTGTAGACACTTACTACATCGTTCCTAACAAGTGCACAGAATGCCAGGGCTTCCATGAAGAGCCTCAGTGTGCGGCTGTTTGCCCGGTTGACTGCTGCGTTCCTGATGAAATGTACCAGGAAACAGTAGATGAACTGCTCGCCAAGAAAGAAAGATTGCACATTTAATATTATTATAAAGGAAGCATAAGGAACTACACCGGTAACTGGTCGCCGAATACCATCGGAACGCATACCGGGGCATAAAGGGAAGAAAGGATGTCAACTTTCTTCCCTTTTCTTTTGCAGTAAAAAAAATGTACATCCACTATTTTTCTATTAACTTTATCCGCTATTATTAAATTATATATGAAAAAGAACATCGCCCTGGTTGCCGGCGGATACTCCGGTGAATATGTGATTTCAGTACAGAGTGCCGCAGTAATAGAAAAGAATATTGACAGTAGCAAGTATAACGTATATAAGATCTCTGTTACCCGTGATGGTTGGAATTACATCGGCGCTGATGGCCAGGCAGTTGCAGTAGACAGGAACGATTTCACATTGACGATCAATGGCAGTAAGATAAAATTCGATGCAGTATTCATCGGTATACATGGTACGCCAGGCGAAGACGGCCGTTTGCAGGGATATTTTGAAATGCTGGGCATTCCTTTCACCAGCTGTGGGATGGTAACCTCCGCGCTGACCTTCAATAAGAGCTACTGTAATAAAGTAGTGGCTTCCCTGGGTGTTGTAAACGTTTCAAAATCAGTACATATCTTTCGTGATCAACCGTTTGATACCAAAGAGATACTCCGTGAACTGAAATTGCCGGTATTTGTTAAACCGGCAGAAGGGGGCAGCAGTATCGGCATGTCTAAGGTAAATACCGCAGAAGAGCTGGAACCGGCTATCGAAAAAGCCTTTAAAGAGGATGTACAGATCCTGATAGAAGAATTTATCAAGGGCAGGGAAATGACCTGCGGTCTATATAAATCCAATGGAGAACTGACCGTACTGCCGGTAACTGAGATCATCAGCAGCAAGGAATTCTTTGACTATGAAGCGAAATATACCCCGGGCGTAACCAGGGAGGTAACACCGGCAGAAGCGCCTGCAGAAGTGACCAACCTGATACAGGAAACAGCTAAGAAATTGTATAACAAGCTAAATTGCCGTGGAATAGTGAGAATGGATTTCATCTGGGAAGAAGCGAACAACCGCCTGTTCTTCCTGGAAGTTAACACAATGCCGGGACAATCAGAGAACAGTCTCGTACCTCAGCAGGTAAGAGCTGCCGGTAAAACTCTGCAGGAGTTTTACGGCACATTAATTGAAGAGTGCCTGAGGAAGTAAACAGATCCGAGTTCATCTTAACGTTAAAATATAATCTGTGTTCAATTCAATAACGAAACGCTCTTTCGGCTTTAACCTGCTGGTTGTTGTAGGAAGTCTGGCCGTTCTGGGGCTGCTTTTCTTTTTACTATTGGGAGTTATCACTAAACATGGGGACACCCTGACCGTTCCCGACGTTTATAAGAAAAATATACAGGAAGCCACCATGATCCTGGAAAAAGAAGGGTTCAGTGTGGATGTAAGGGACTCTATCTATGTAGACAGTCTGCCTGGCCTGGCCGTTTGGGAACAGACCCCTGCCAAGGGCTCCATCGTAAAAGTAGGCCGTACTATCTACCTGACTATCAATAAAGTAATACCTCCAATGGTTCAGATGCCGGACCTGACAGGCCTCACCTTCCGCAGTGCGGAAATGACCCTGCATAGTCTCAGGCTGAACGTAGGAGATACCATCTATAAACCAGACTTCGCCACCAATACCGTATTGCAGCAATTGCTGAACGGCAAACCGGTTAAACCCGGAAGGGACATTCCCGAAGGGAGCAACATCACCCTGGTACTGAGCAGTGGTACCGGCAACACCGAGAACCCTGCGCCAGACCTGATCGGGCTGACCTTCCTGGAAGCAAAGGAGACGTTGAGCGCCAGCAACCTGGGCCTGGGTACCGTACTCATAGATCCTTCTGTGACAGATACGGCCAATGCCTTTGTGGTGAAACAAACGCCTCCGCGCCGTAACAGCCTGAACGAGCTGAACATGGTAAGGGCGGGAGAGACCATCGACCTCTGGCTGTCGGCCAATCGCCCGGCTAAGGATAGCGGTGCCGCACCGGCGCCTCCGGCAGAACAACCAGAATAATCGTCACCAAAACCCGGCAATACAGTAATTTGCCGTAGATATCACAAACATTCAAAATTTACAGCCATGGAAAATATAAGTGTTGCTGAACTGAAAAAACGCATTGACAGCGGGGAAGACCTGAACATTGTGGATGTAAGGGAACCACATGAGCATGAAGATTTCAATATCGGCGGCATCCTGGTGCCACTGGGCGAGATCCGCGCCATGCAGGTAGATGAGCTGGAAGACCTGAAAGATCAGGAAGTGATCGTATACTGCCGCAGTGGTGGCCGTAGCGGACAGGCAGCCATGATCCTCGAAACAATGGGCTTCCAGAACGTAAAGAACCTGACCGGCGGTATGCTGGCCTGGCAGGAGCAGTTCGGCAAGTAATTGATCAATATATCATTCTGTCATAATGCCTTCCGGCGTGTGTGATGCCCCTGGTATCATACTGCCCGGAAGGCGTTTTTAATAGCATTCCCGTTGCCTGCAATGCACGACGATCTATACACAGAGAAGGCTATACTGGCGCGCATTGCTGATGGCGATGAACGTGCGTTCGCACAGTTCTTTAAAGCCATCTCCCCCGGCATAGCTAATGTGGTCAGAAAGGTCGTAAAGCAGGAAGACGCCGCGCATGAAGTGTTGCAGGAGTTCTTTATCAAATTGTGGCTGCACCGCGATAAACTGCCTGCTGTAGATCAGCTGAACGCCTACCTGAAAAGAATGGCCCTCAACGAATGTTTCACCTGGCTGAACCGCCAGGCCCTGTTGCAGCAAAGACTGGCAGATATCCGGAACGCTGGTCAGACCAGCGTCAATGAAACCGAAGCGGAACTCTCTTACCGCGAAACGCAGCGCATCATCGCCAACGCCGTCAGCGCCCTGCCCACCCAACGCCGGCAGATCTATGAAATGAGCCGCCAGGAAGGGCTCAATGCCACCGAAATAGCCAATATCCTCCGGCTTTCCCCCAGCTATGTCCGGAATACCATCAGCGCCGCTCTGCAGTTCATCAGGGAACAATTAAAACAGGCCGGTAAACTTTAATGAAATTTTTTTTCCTCCCGATAGGTACACCCATCCTTTTCCGCCAGTCTATATAAACGGAGATACCCTCACATACCGGGTACGCTGCCGGATAAATGGACCAAGAACGCATTCACCACCTGATCAGCGGTTTTCTGGAAGGAAACCTCTCAGCAGCCGAAAAGGCTGAACTGGACGATTTCCTGAAAGATCCGGCCAACAGGGAGGTATTTGTCGCTGCTGCCAGCAGCCTGACAGAAATGGAAGAGGAGGGCGCTTTCGATGAAAACCTCGAACCGGTATTATCCCGCGTGCTG from Chitinophaga filiformis carries:
- a CDS encoding RNA polymerase sigma factor, with translation MHDDLYTEKAILARIADGDERAFAQFFKAISPGIANVVRKVVKQEDAAHEVLQEFFIKLWLHRDKLPAVDQLNAYLKRMALNECFTWLNRQALLQQRLADIRNAGQTSVNETEAELSYRETQRIIANAVSALPTQRRQIYEMSRQEGLNATEIANILRLSPSYVRNTISAALQFIREQLKQAGKL
- a CDS encoding trypsin-like peptidase domain-containing protein, coding for MKFRQIAATVLISAATAVASIYAYNRYQPRQAGPYQNGSENIPVNYASYMPGAEVKNATPPTDFSQAAKIAVPGVVHIKTKINPRQVTNNLQRRRSVLQDLFGDDFFGDEFQGEGGGRKYYVPGQMASGSGVLISDDGYIITNNHVVDDADEIAVTLNNYKTYKAKVIGTDPNTDLAVIKIDAKNLPYLLYGNSDDVEIGQWVLAVGYPLNLETTVTAGIVSAKARTIGINKQVRRNAIESFIQTDAAVNQGNSGGALINTAGELIGINSAIASPTGAYAGYSYAIPVNLVKKVVNDLMKYGNVQRAYLGIYYQDPTSIPEERWAEAGIRRDINGVTVTGVQETGSAAAAGIKKGDVITGINGVETPSIPQMTEQIARYKPGDKISISYMRNDKQYTTSTILKNADGNTDIIKTSVLDALGADLVTLDKADAAKLGIRGGVYVDNIGGGVLKKQTNMKRSFIILKAGGQPVNSVEELRRILEKQKKVQVEGVYPELNGVYYYNIDLANGTEF
- a CDS encoding acyl-CoA reductase, with product MSSSEKVAALVRLGQYLSGNDPELQIVKDRAFQANGWFTPEFIDLSLQSICRYYLDESRLNAWLAGYAAPVSSPLEVGIVAAGNIPLVGFHDWLCGFLSGHQVRLKLSSKDTILMQHVIDKVKEWYPAYAEQTQVQDMLKNCGAYIATGSNNSARYFEYYFAKYPHIIRRNRTSVAILDGTETPAELEALADDVMLYFGLGCRNVTKIFVPENYHFEDLLKALGKYARLADHHKYKNNYDYNLALALLSNTPHIAAGNIILQESSSVFSPISVLHYSYYTDAASLGEELKTNNDLQCLVGHGFIPFGMAQQPSLSDYADGVDTMQFLTGL
- a CDS encoding rhodanese-like domain-containing protein; this encodes MENISVAELKKRIDSGEDLNIVDVREPHEHEDFNIGGILVPLGEIRAMQVDELEDLKDQEVIVYCRSGGRSGQAAMILETMGFQNVKNLTGGMLAWQEQFGK
- a CDS encoding 4Fe-4S dicluster domain-containing protein; this translates as MAIKITDECINCGACEPECPNNAIYEGGVEWAMADGTTIKGPYVLMDGSTMDADQRNAPISVDTYYIVPNKCTECQGFHEEPQCAAVCPVDCCVPDEMYQETVDELLAKKERLHI
- a CDS encoding PASTA domain-containing protein, which produces MFNSITKRSFGFNLLVVVGSLAVLGLLFFLLLGVITKHGDTLTVPDVYKKNIQEATMILEKEGFSVDVRDSIYVDSLPGLAVWEQTPAKGSIVKVGRTIYLTINKVIPPMVQMPDLTGLTFRSAEMTLHSLRLNVGDTIYKPDFATNTVLQQLLNGKPVKPGRDIPEGSNITLVLSSGTGNTENPAPDLIGLTFLEAKETLSASNLGLGTVLIDPSVTDTANAFVVKQTPPRRNSLNELNMVRAGETIDLWLSANRPAKDSGAAPAPPAEQPE
- a CDS encoding D-alanine--D-alanine ligase, with protein sequence MKKNIALVAGGYSGEYVISVQSAAVIEKNIDSSKYNVYKISVTRDGWNYIGADGQAVAVDRNDFTLTINGSKIKFDAVFIGIHGTPGEDGRLQGYFEMLGIPFTSCGMVTSALTFNKSYCNKVVASLGVVNVSKSVHIFRDQPFDTKEILRELKLPVFVKPAEGGSSIGMSKVNTAEELEPAIEKAFKEDVQILIEEFIKGREMTCGLYKSNGELTVLPVTEIISSKEFFDYEAKYTPGVTREVTPAEAPAEVTNLIQETAKKLYNKLNCRGIVRMDFIWEEANNRLFFLEVNTMPGQSENSLVPQQVRAAGKTLQEFYGTLIEECLRK